Within the Cotesia glomerata isolate CgM1 linkage group LG6, MPM_Cglom_v2.3, whole genome shotgun sequence genome, the region atttaaGGACGTTCCCAAGGAAAACACTTTTCTTGGAATAtcgttcaaattttgaatccaGATACTTATAAGTGTCCTTTAtacgtagaaattttttaaaaccctTCTTGCGGtgctaaattttgaataatcgaaagtttaaaatcacatatttaacATGTGATCCCTATCCTAACCCTCATTGTAgcgcactttttttttaaataactacagtaattttcttagaatttttataaaaaactgaaaattgttaattgaacaTATAATAAACATATTTCTCAAAACATAACAAAAAGGAGCGGTATtcatttagttataaaaatgttgaaaGTGAGTTACTTTCTTcactttttttcattactcGATCAAAGAGATGGTGGCTTGGCAACGCTGCGTTAGTTAAGGGAAGTTTTAAATACCCTTAAGGCGCAGCAGTTGTAAATAAATGCGAGTTGCTCACAAATAGGTTAACTGTAGGatgttgtaaaaaaatgtgatttcGTAAATCTCtggaatatttattatgaattattttttcaacattaatacTCCATATGttaacattattaataattatagattcaaaaatataattaacaatatagtTTGTATAAAACTCTTGTTTCATTTACTAACATAATATGAAACATTttagaaatatattattttttagacaagtttttttttaattttttttttggtgattttaatttctttatcattattaagtcattattaataaattgttttttattaatttctcttcaaaataaaagtaaccttaaaatattcaaactcTATTACACTCGgctcaaatataaataaaaatatacagaaagAGATTACAATGTTGCCAGATCGGAAAAACGACGCAATGGGTATATTTTTGGACTTCTGCGCACGTTCGCGCCACTGAAAATGTACAGTGGATCGCAACTTTTTGTTGTTGCATTTATAGTATGATTTATATGGGGAGACCGTTTTTAAAGTTGAGCACAACTGCTACTTGGGAACGTCCTTAAAGACTATTTCTCGCCACATGGTACTTAAAACCCTATGAGAAAAAGTCGTAAAAGACACGTGTGAAATTCAATAGACCCTTGTTCTAAAGTAACAAAGAATAATACAAAACCATatgtaactaaacaaaaataagattGTTAAATAACGAGTGTTTTTTCATGCCGTCTAGGTCAAATAACTAGTAAATGTTGTTCAAGTCAAGAGATGGATACTTCCATCTTCCCTTATTGGTTGAGAGATATCCTCTCTGTATATAAGTTCGATGGAAATCCATcaaacttgaatactagtaaagctgtAAGCTTGTAGTATCCATTCGAGTACTAAAgatgttaattaattgaaaggaatgaaagaaattattttgaatgagaGTAAAGACAActgtcgaaaaaataaatggggttggttgccaagccaggaatcgaacctggatctccctgaTAACATATATGTCAggagctctaccagttaagctaccggGCCCCTTCCACCATCCACTTTTCTCAGACAgacttttttaacatttaacatGTAGCCTACAGAGACTATTGGCGGATTGCACATATATCGATTTATGTAACTACCTCATAGGAagattataaaacaaaaaacttcTTTTTCAGTCAATCAACTTTCGTAGAATACgtcgaaaataaaatgaaaattttttgacgaaggcttttaaagatatttgaATGCAAAAGATGAGAAATTCACGAAAATTTCAGTCctacatatttaaaaataaataaaccacgTGATTCAGCGCTGTGTGGCAACATTGCACAGAATATAACGCgcgaattttgaatttgaataATTCCTATGTATTTTTGCGGGTTATGTTTTTCAACTTAACACTACACTGTGGGATAAATATAAACAGCTGTTAAGCGCAGTGTTGCCAGGTCTacattttgtgaaaaaatacttgactCAAACGTTgactatttattgtttttgttaattaaattattaaattattttaattaataataatgttagataacggtttaattattgtaatgaattttcatattcaaatttttaattttaatgaaaaaaaaatttagattctaTTATGACTTACGGGGTACTGTCCGTGCaaccttaatttttttttaattttactccttaaattatgtttaatttatcaaattttagattaaaatatGAAACTTCAATTGACTAACATTTAGCGCATGGAAGCATGGAACACCtgcaaaatatttgttaacatcAACAAACACAATGAGCATAACCTCAATTGAGTTGACACCTgacagttttataaataataaaattcataaaaaaaatgaacatttaCCAGcaatagagaaaaatttttcaatttgaaataattaaaaaaaagatgagtaagaaatgtaatttttatttacgttacttcaagtaaatttaagtagttttattttatagataatttatatgacactgaaataagtacacttgacaatttttttttttttaaataaactagctctaaataattatttttaaaaaattgcatttgtaattttttaaagcttctaattatgaaatttttacaacattaaagttagcagtctcttgataattttttagtttttttttttttaacaaataaatttgtttcgaaaaatttagttaaaaaaatagcatttttaatttctttaaatttctgtcattttttttttataatttatttgttacaaaaaattcttgaaattatcaaatatctgctattatttgtcataaaatttttaaataaatttttcttgctataatttatttgttaaaaaattatcgaatGTCTCAATTTCAAgatcatataatttattaaaaattactaataaaataattttcttttgcaATAGGTTGAAACAAGAAGTCTTAAAATGAAGTCTATGACTCATCATCATAATTTTCGAACATCAAAGCCatggagaaaaaatttatacgaaAATCATGGACTACCCGATAATTACACCGACAGTTCATTTTTACATGACCTtcgtaaaaatataaacccgAATAATGTAACCACAAAAGAAGCATTGCTACTAGGTGCTAGTATATCAATACAATtgagtattgtaattttatttgtaatagtaTTCATTTGGTTAAAAAGCGAATGGGCAACTCCAAATACTATATTTGTTTACAGTTCATTATTAACAATGGTCGGTTACTTgctttacattaaaaaatttcctaatatcactgaaaaaatatctaaagaTTCTCGTACAGCATTAATATATCTAGTATTCGGTTACATTTTATCTCCGGTGTTGAAAACATTAACCGAAACCGTAAGCACAGATACTATTTACGCGATGacaatatttatgtttttcattcatttggTATTTAGTAAATACGGTTCACCACCAGTATCATTATCTGATTCTCTGTCAATAACATCATCGATTTTTGGATCATTGATGCTAGCTTCACGTTTGGTATCATCTCTTCATGCATTTTCTCTTCTCACTGTTGCTGTACAgtgttttgttttattgccatttttattgtctatcaaacaaaataacaatattgcAATATCATTagtattaactttaataacgttgtattatttaattaatgtatcaACAATATTATCTTATGTGTTTATCAttgttactatttttatttctgtcaTCTGTCCATTGTTGTATGTCAGATGGCAGAAATAtaaagataatatttatgGACCGTGGGATGAGGCTGTtattactaaataataaattttttatttattgtaatttaaaaaaaaaatatttaaaacgagcaattttttaaaattctaatttatttatacctacaattttgtatttatattttttataaaatttttactacttttttctttttaagtatgtaaataagttaaaaattttcggtaattatttacaagtggggtcaaccccATTTAGGGccataactaggtgaaaaattaacaatttcaaattttttttttaaataatgtgaaagaaaaaaataaagatttcgatagcttttttgccttcaaaagttggcaaaaattttggctctcatgtttttggataaaaattctattttatatttttttgatatatttttttttgaaaattacataaaaaaacgtataattgaaaaaaaaagttgaatttcataattttctaaaaaatttataaatttttttgaaaatttgttaaaattgtgataattaattttttttttaattgttcatttttttatgtatttttgataaaaaaatagatctataaaatctaataaaaatttcgtttaaaaaatgaaaattaaaatgtttgaccccacttgtaaatatttaccaaaaattttcatttaaaaaataatattaataaaatttattttaatataattaaaatgtgaaagtagttaaaaatttatcaataatgtatagttttaaattttcttaccgtatcataaaaaattttttttttcaaatttcaattatgaaatttacttaaaaaattgaagtttcatatttttcacaCTTTTGatccttaaattttttattatttatttttcatagtaTATAAGTACAAATTCACttagtttttattgaaattaaattaaaacaatattttaccATTGAGTTGTAtgaaaaactattaaaaaaattatttcatttttgataaaattatttttattttactagtttcataaatattaattaaagttttatttttattttttaaatcctaatttatttatacttacaattttgtatttatattttttataaaagttttacttttttttcctttttaattatgtaaataagtaaaaattttcatttaaaaaataatattaataaaatttattttaatttaattaaaatgtaagaatagttgaaaatttataattaatagattgttttaaatttccttaccgtattataaaaaattttttttttttcaaatttcatttgtgaaatttacttaaaaaattaaaatttcatagttTTTACTCTTCtaatgtttaaattttcatttattttttttttttttcatggtaTATAAGTACAAATTCACTTAGttttaattgaaatgaaattaaaCCAATATTTTACCATTGAGCTGTAtgaaaaactattaaaaaaattattacattttttataaaattcatatttattttacttagtctcgtaaatattaattaaagttttatttctatattttCAATGttgttaaatttcataaaaattaaagctaaaaaaagaagaatattttgtataaaaatattttttatcattatttattaacacacattattttttattttcattgaaataattgtattttacaaaaattcttacccaaaattttaaataaacaatgcttattttattaataaaaataagaatacaAATAGGCATTACTTAAAAACACATttcacttaataataataaattgtaacaaTCGTTTTATCCTTCTGATTAATGCTTCAACAAAAGTTTGTTCAACCATTGAATATTCATGCTGTGACAAGTCAACAATTTGAGTGATAAAACTGTCATTGAGTACACTAACAAGACCTTGCTTTAAATCCGACAACATATCTCCCGAAACAgctaaattattatcatctaATCCAACAAATTGGCTTTTATTATACTTAGAACTTGAACTAGTAGTATAAAAGTCTAAATGACTCCAAATTATATACAAACTATGTTCAACAATAATAGAACAGTATTTAATATTCTTCCGTTTTTCATCAACAGCTTTTTCCAAACGCTTGCTCACAACAATCTTCTGTTTAGTCATATCTAATTCCATTTCTTCTGGAATCAAATATTTCTTCAAGTCGGTAGATCCCATGTTCTTGACAACACTGATAGTCATCAGCAAGCTGCGCAAATGCGGCAATTCTGAGTGCAGTAGAGTTGTAGCAGAAACAAGCTGATCAAGAATAGAACCAAGTCCAACCCCACAGCTATCATTATTCCGTTTGCTGTCTTTGTGAGTCTTGGTTAAATAAGGTTCAAAAAGCAGATTCCGTATTTTTTGATCCATGCGAGTGTGTTGCATCTGATTGCGTGCATAAAGCAGAACATTAGCGACTATTTTAACAGAAGAATATTGCTGCTGAACAACACTTTCTTGGTCATGAGGATAAATCAATGTTTGGTTGTTGAATTTGGGCAGCAATGATACCATCAATTTCTGCAATCTGAACAAATGCGCTCTTAGTTCTCTCATACCGTTGTTGCTTTCAGTATTGCTGTCCTTGTTTTCAATATTGATGAGTTCTCGCTCAACCAATTGGTACATATCAATGTTAGCTGACCTGGCAATAACACCAGTCAAGCAAgcaacttgattcaaaaatgaattattcGTATTAAGAGCAGCCGTACGTAAAATCATCTCAACAGTATCACGATGACTTTGAATAAAACCACAGACTTGAATTGCACATGATTGATTTTCCGTGCCTAGGGTCGTTAGTAGCGCATCGCATAAATAAAGTGCTGGAAGTAAAATCTGCTGGTACCGTTGTCCAATAGGTGGCAAAAATGAGTCACTTGTTTCGAAGCTTATTTGAACATCTGGGTGCTGATCGAATACACTTATACTGGACAAGCAggagagaattttattctcaaGCAGACTTTCAGCGCCTAGTCTTGATGAAGCCATACGACAGAATGTCGCCATTTTAGCTTCATAAAGATACAGAGGACGCAAAGTTACCGGGTCTGGTTGCAGCATGCTTCTCAGAAGATTATCAGACTCCAAAAGACTGTCTATCATGTGCTTCATGTACCCGCGACTTGCCAGATACACGATCCAAGAATTCTCACAATCCAACTCGAGAATTTTATCGAGGCAAGACAGTGCAAGCATTTTACAAACGTCATGCCCGCCGGAGCAGTTGTGGCAGATTACGTCCATTAACTTGTCACCAAATCCGTTGATCACTTGAATTGTCGCGTAACGATGTGATCGTTCGTGGATTGTCAGAGATCGGTAAAGCGAACTGTCTAGTTGGCTGACGTAAGTTGTGTCTGAAGATTCGTTTGAGAATTCTGATTTTTCTAGACCGACTACACACAGGAAGTTCAGCAGAGCACCGTACAGATGAGTACGGACTTTTTGCGATGATGCTCCGGAGTTTAGTATCCATTGAAGAATGTGGCtgagaataattttcattgtcgTGGCGTATGATGGTGAAGATGATAGCAAAATTTCCGAGCTTTCTTCATTGTTTACCGCAAATGTATTCTTTAAATTAACCAAAAGGATCAGTACTGTTCCAGAAACAAGAgttttaatttcattcaatGCTTCGCATGATGTCATTTTTTGCAACAAATCATGCGTTAAATTCAACAACATATTCTGCTTTTGACTTGTTGGTAAGTGTTGGGATGTAGCAActgagaataaaatttcagtcGCTTGACACCAGCCTTCAACGAATTTAACAGTTGCATACGACAATGTTTTAGTTTGATTTCGTTTTAGCGCGTAAGCTAAAATTGATTGTAATTCTTGTTGCATTAATTTACGCTGAGTTGCAGTAGCGCTATTTTGCGTCACAGAAAGTTCTTCTTTTATCAGCAAATGTAATCTTCTAATATCAATCAACTGAGGACCACCATTTTGAACAACTGGAACACTGCATTTACCCAGGACCATTTCAACTTGTGAAGGATCAAAAAATTCCCAAGATTTTGTTGGCTCGATTTGTAACTCAAAGTCAATGTAGTGAAGCAAGTCCATTAATAATTTCTGTGAAGGAGGTAAAATCTGCTCACGGTCTTGCATTGGATTACCAACAAGTCTCTGAACTAGACTATTTTGCAAATTTCCACCGGTCACGTGCAATTCAATAGCTGCTAACTTCAACAACCAAGACATACAAGCCAGTTCTGTAGCACGGTTTTTACCCTGAAAAGGTAATTTTGATAAATGCCGTTGGACAAAATCTTGATTTGTTGAAGTCCTTAAAAACCTCAACACTGGCACAGAAGTCTTGCTGTTTGATGCCAAGGTATGAAGGAACCAATAACAAGCTTCAGTTATTTTATCTCTTCCTCGCTCAAGAGACTGTTCAAGTATCCCAAGAATCGAGTGTAAGCAAGTTCGTGAGAATCCCAAGATCCCAGGTTGCTGaattacagtttttttaatgtccTTCGTGATATCAAATCCTAGCAAATAGTGAGCTAAATTCGGCGCGGGTCTTACAATACTTtgcattaataacaataaaattctatCTTTGCAGTTACCAGGCGCAGAATTCTCTTCCAATTCTTGAGTCCCTGGATCAACTGGATCCATGTCTAGACACTCGACGAAGCCATGCCTGATTGTTAGAGTCATCTGAGAAGTAGATGTGAAGGTAGACAGCAATTCAGAGTCAGCTCCTGGTTCATTTGCTACGCCTTGGATGATTCCAATAGCAGTATAAGCGTGCTTGGGCAACCAGGAATTAAAAGTCACGTACATAGCGATGTTGATCATGTGGTCTGGCTTTCCTGTTCTGGGATTCACGCCTAGCAAAAGCTTTGATAGACCTGTAACGATTTTATTCGACGTTGCAACAGCCAATTGGGTCATATATTGATGCTGGATTCTTAAACCACGTTCAAGGATTCTCAAGCAATTAAATGTGCTGTTCTCCAGGCTTTCTTTACCCGGAAAGTAGTCATAAGTTTCTAAATTATGGCGACCTTCATCAAGAATATAGAGAATCACATGCAGGAATTCAGAGTTGGAATGCAGCTGAGTCATTATATGATACCCGGGTTCAGGATTTACTAGCGTAGAATCACCACCTTGTAATTCCACACGACAACCCACGAAATCTTCAACATTAGGCTCGTATTGTACTATCAACTTGTTGAAGATCTTCAAACAGGCATCGGCAACCAGCCACTTTTCTTTAGGATTTTTGTACGAGCGTGTATTGAACCTGAGGAAGACTGTGTTGATGGTAAAATACAAGTACGGGTCAAAGCCTGGGTTTCGTTGACCAACACCTAGTAACCTTGGAATCGGATAGTCCACCAGAGCATCCAAGAGTTCAAGCATCGCTCGGGTCAGTGGATATTCTTCATTACGCGATTCAATTTCTTCTAACTCTGTTTGGACACCTCGGGGCTGATAGCTGCTGGTCGTCGGAATGGTGCACAAGATTTGAGCGACTTCTAGGCTCTGCCAAATAGTACTAGAACTCTCGGGTGATTTGGCAAGAGCAGCTAGCGTGCGAACTAGCACGCCTTTGAGAGGTATGGGCATCGCACAGCCTACAAGGCCTATCAAAGCTGGGATGACTTTCCAACCAGGATGCTCACAAATGGCAATGCGAGACATCTCATCGTACTTTGCAACAACTTGGACTACATTTAATACCGCTTCTAGGCCTTTTACTTCGTGTGGTGTGATTCCTTTTGGATGACAGTGTTGCCGGTAAATTGTGTCCTGACTCGGTGGCAATTCTTGACGCAAATTGTAGTAGTATCTGTTGAGCGAGTTGAAGAAATGGTCCCAGGATATTGTTGAGCCACTAGAGCCATTGGGTTTGAGGAAATTAA harbors:
- the LOC123266452 gene encoding phosphatidylinositol N-acetylglucosaminyltransferase subunit C; this encodes MKSMTHHHNFRTSKPWRKNLYENHGLPDNYTDSSFLHDLRKNINPNNVTTKEALLLGASISIQLSIVILFVIVFIWLKSEWATPNTIFVYSSLLTMVGYLLYIKKFPNITEKISKDSRTALIYLVFGYILSPVLKTLTETVSTDTIYAMTIFMFFIHLVFSKYGSPPVSLSDSLSITSSIFGSLMLASRLVSSLHAFSLLTVAVQCFVLLPFLLSIKQNNNIAISLVLTLITLYYLINVSTILSYVFIIVTIFISVICPLLYVRWQKYKDNIYGPWDEAVITK
- the LOC123266450 gene encoding nuclear pore complex protein Nup205 — its product is MEEKTGINDAWTSFKELQNFIERYVVSASTTHDPQYHEFMETLRNHRQNFLTLMKNQPKDAKSREEIQKGITESVTLPGLGNHVLSKELVDETIIISDMYDLNEFIALDLLCTAQLQMSNHPGLTRGLTAILLYYDGRKALTSALRTLVHARIGHSWVLDTPVALTKKITEYTNKMQEDGLLDRVLSLLEQMDPIKEQDLLQQNRALGGPKHHQMVMRLYNDTRQDLADILYLWSAQTSLPTQITFKLLSFLRRRQPETDARNGGPDKVTLALIMALLSAINLSSLNNREDGEVIVKSVPLVAERGVLEELFQELMNPNAAWENSGLCGLIQLALAVAVTTIKSASNLSIGQNINQEDEILVEAALSNKAFHCLTNVIFKNEDIHYEEFYVRYFHTLISDFITLMPMKVKELRSKADEFMRFITAYQQEGVEPPVNPDDHFEYLMLTVSELYKKDPLELNLVLEYWCQNDNVTHLSSNVHVTRLPARQVALFKFVRLAGEILPAGLFVPYLKMIASLASSPQAARHAFNFLKPNGSSGSTISWDHFFNSLNRYYYNLRQELPPSQDTIYRQHCHPKGITPHEVKGLEAVLNVVQVVAKYDEMSRIAICEHPGWKVIPALIGLVGCAMPIPLKGVLVRTLAALAKSPESSSTIWQSLEVAQILCTIPTTSSYQPRGVQTELEEIESRNEEYPLTRAMLELLDALVDYPIPRLLGVGQRNPGFDPYLYFTINTVFLRFNTRSYKNPKEKWLVADACLKIFNKLIVQYEPNVEDFVGCRVELQGGDSTLVNPEPGYHIMTQLHSNSEFLHVILYILDEGRHNLETYDYFPGKESLENSTFNCLRILERGLRIQHQYMTQLAVATSNKIVTGLSKLLLGVNPRTGKPDHMINIAMYVTFNSWLPKHAYTAIGIIQGVANEPGADSELLSTFTSTSQMTLTIRHGFVECLDMDPVDPGTQELEENSAPGNCKDRILLLLMQSIVRPAPNLAHYLLGFDITKDIKKTVIQQPGILGFSRTCLHSILGILEQSLERGRDKITEACYWFLHTLASNSKTSVPVLRFLRTSTNQDFVQRHLSKLPFQGKNRATELACMSWLLKLAAIELHVTGGNLQNSLVQRLVGNPMQDREQILPPSQKLLMDLLHYIDFELQIEPTKSWEFFDPSQVEMVLGKCSVPVVQNGGPQLIDIRRLHLLIKEELSVTQNSATATQRKLMQQELQSILAYALKRNQTKTLSYATVKFVEGWCQATEILFSVATSQHLPTSQKQNMLLNLTHDLLQKMTSCEALNEIKTLVSGTVLILLVNLKNTFAVNNEESSEILLSSSPSYATTMKIILSHILQWILNSGASSQKVRTHLYGALLNFLCVVGLEKSEFSNESSDTTYVSQLDSSLYRSLTIHERSHRYATIQVINGFGDKLMDVICHNCSGGHDVCKMLALSCLDKILELDCENSWIVYLASRGYMKHMIDSLLESDNLLRSMLQPDPVTLRPLYLYEAKMATFCRMASSRLGAESLLENKILSCLSSISVFDQHPDVQISFETSDSFLPPIGQRYQQILLPALYLCDALLTTLGTENQSCAIQVCGFIQSHRDTVEMILRTAALNTNNSFLNQVACLTGVIARSANIDMYQLVERELINIENKDSNTESNNGMRELRAHLFRLQKLMVSLLPKFNNQTLIYPHDQESVVQQQYSSVKIVANVLLYARNQMQHTRMDQKIRNLLFEPYLTKTHKDSKRNNDSCGVGLGSILDQLVSATTLLHSELPHLRSLLMTISVVKNMGSTDLKKYLIPEEMELDMTKQKIVVSKRLEKAVDEKRKNIKYCSIIVEHSLYIIWSHLDFYTTSSSSKYNKSQFVGLDDNNLAVSGDMLSDLKQGLVSVLNDSFITQIVDLSQHEYSMVEQTFVEALIRRIKRLLQFIIIK